One window of the Flavobacteriaceae bacterium YJPT1-3 genome contains the following:
- a CDS encoding M24 family metallopeptidase, whose amino-acid sequence MRKTLTILVSLMTIWTISAQVAPERERAQIIDELLADRFENLLPKLMDQSGIDMWVIIAREYNEDPVLRTMLPATWLNARRRTILVFYRDKAKNTIERLAVARYNVGKNITSAWDKEKQPDQWARLVELIEERNPRYIGVNYSDDWGIADGLVKTDYEAFMEVLPPTYESRVISAEQLAVAWIETRTAKEMKHFKFLTKLTHQIIDEAFSDKVITPGLTTTDDVVWFFRQRVTDLGLETWFHPTVDIQRTDEKLESHITSFSNRPEGQVIQPGDLLHCDFGITYLRLNTDCQRHAYVLKPGETEAPAFLQEALAKGNRVQDLFIKNFKTGRTGNAIFLTALKEGRAEGLVPSIYTHPLGYYGHSAGTTLGMWDSQDGVPGSGDYPLHKNTAYAIELNTTVNIPAWNKDIRIMLEEPGYWGEDSFNYIDGRQTKLITLSRKP is encoded by the coding sequence ATGAGAAAAACCTTGACTATTCTGGTCTCTTTAATGACCATCTGGACCATTAGCGCCCAGGTCGCCCCGGAGCGCGAACGCGCTCAAATCATTGATGAACTCCTGGCCGACCGCTTTGAGAATCTACTCCCTAAATTAATGGATCAAAGTGGTATTGACATGTGGGTCATCATTGCCCGTGAATACAATGAAGATCCTGTGCTCCGTACCATGCTTCCGGCTACCTGGCTGAATGCAAGACGAAGAACCATCCTCGTCTTTTATCGTGATAAGGCAAAGAATACCATTGAGCGTTTGGCGGTAGCCCGCTATAATGTTGGAAAGAATATTACTTCTGCCTGGGATAAAGAAAAGCAACCGGATCAATGGGCGCGACTGGTCGAATTGATCGAAGAGCGCAATCCGAGATACATTGGAGTGAACTACTCCGATGACTGGGGCATTGCAGATGGCTTGGTGAAAACCGATTATGAAGCCTTTATGGAAGTGCTTCCGCCTACCTATGAGTCTAGAGTCATTTCTGCAGAACAGTTGGCGGTCGCCTGGATCGAAACACGAACGGCCAAGGAAATGAAGCACTTCAAATTCCTGACCAAATTAACGCATCAAATCATCGATGAGGCGTTTAGTGATAAGGTGATCACCCCCGGTCTCACTACAACGGACGATGTGGTCTGGTTCTTTCGTCAGCGGGTGACTGATCTCGGTCTCGAGACCTGGTTTCACCCCACCGTGGATATCCAGCGAACAGATGAAAAGCTGGAAAGCCATATTACCTCCTTCTCCAACCGACCCGAAGGACAAGTGATTCAACCCGGTGACCTCTTGCACTGTGATTTTGGGATCACCTACTTACGACTGAATACAGACTGCCAGCGGCACGCTTATGTGCTGAAGCCAGGCGAAACGGAAGCTCCTGCCTTTTTGCAAGAAGCTTTGGCTAAAGGCAATAGGGTTCAGGATCTTTTCATCAAAAATTTCAAGACCGGTAGGACCGGAAATGCTATTTTTCTGACCGCATTGAAAGAGGGTAGAGCGGAAGGATTGGTGCCCAGTATCTACACCCATCCTTTGGGGTATTACGGTCACTCGGCCGGAACTACCTTAGGCATGTGGGACAGTCAGGATGGTGTGCCCGGCAGTGGCGACTATCCTCTACACAAAAACACGGCCTACGCCATCGAACTGAATACCACCGTGAACATTCCCGCCTGGAATAAAGACATCCGCATCATGCTGGAAGAACCGGGGTACTGGGGAGAAGACAGTTTTAATTATATCGACGGTCGGCAAACCAAACTGATTACGCTTTCGCGAAAGCCATAA
- a CDS encoding CPBP family intramembrane metalloprotease — protein sequence MFIKQAYKGRTSFWRYIVGSIIIIIASVIGQLPFGIAVFMKEGMNAGTMDEAELMGALEPNLGLFLLLISFLIAGVGLWFVVKFLHDLTLKDITTTRSKVDWNRFGFGFLIVAILTISLTVSDYVANPEDYVVNFKPIPFLILCVIAIILVPIQTSVEELVFRGYLMQGFGILAKNRGFALILTSLIFGGLHFFNPEVGKLGNLVMISYIGTGFLLGIMTLMDEGMELALGFHAGNNLIAALLVTTDWTVFQTHSILKDISEPSLGLEVLLPVLVVYPLILIVMARKYGWSDWKHKLFGKVDEPVPVIREQSGLADKLAGEIPENEVDLKQNED from the coding sequence ATGTTTATAAAACAAGCGTATAAAGGACGAACTTCATTCTGGAGGTATATCGTAGGCTCTATCATTATTATCATTGCCTCAGTGATTGGTCAGCTGCCCTTTGGTATTGCCGTGTTCATGAAGGAAGGGATGAACGCAGGTACAATGGATGAGGCAGAATTGATGGGCGCTCTGGAGCCTAATCTTGGTCTGTTCTTATTACTGATCAGTTTTTTGATTGCTGGTGTCGGTTTGTGGTTTGTGGTCAAATTTTTACACGATTTGACCCTGAAAGATATTACGACCACCCGATCAAAAGTAGACTGGAATCGTTTTGGATTTGGGTTTCTGATCGTGGCTATACTGACGATCAGTTTAACGGTAAGCGATTATGTGGCGAATCCCGAAGATTATGTGGTGAATTTTAAGCCGATTCCCTTTTTGATCTTATGTGTGATTGCAATCATTCTGGTTCCCATTCAAACCAGTGTGGAAGAATTGGTATTTCGAGGTTATCTGATGCAAGGCTTTGGGATTTTAGCCAAAAATCGGGGATTTGCATTGATTTTAACCTCACTCATTTTCGGGGGCTTGCACTTTTTCAATCCGGAAGTTGGCAAACTGGGCAATTTAGTCATGATCAGCTACATTGGTACCGGGTTCTTGCTGGGTATCATGACCTTGATGGATGAAGGTATGGAGTTAGCACTGGGTTTCCACGCCGGAAATAATCTAATCGCTGCCCTACTCGTCACCACCGATTGGACCGTCTTTCAAACGCACAGTATTTTAAAAGATATCTCTGAGCCCTCCCTGGGACTGGAGGTATTATTGCCCGTACTGGTGGTCTATCCGCTTATCCTGATCGTGATGGCCCGAAAATACGGCTGGTCTGATTGGAAACACAAGTTATTCGGGAAGGTAGACGAGCCTGTTCCGGTAATCCGGGAACAAAGTGGTTTAGCCGATAAATTAGCTGGCGAAATCCCTGAAAATGAAGTAGATTTAAAACAAAATGAAGACTAA
- a CDS encoding o-succinylbenzoate synthase, translating into MQATYHQHILEFKRPSGTSRGVMNTKETWFLVMEENGRRGIGECGILRGLSVDDTPDYEEQLKWVCDQLEAGNRDLHEKLQAYPSIQMGVEMGLRSLQRDHPFILYPSDFTEGKTGIPINGLIWMGDPDFMQEQIRQKLSAGYRCIKMKIGAIDFEKELSLLKGIRDRYTAEELILRVDANGAFSPEEALDKLERLAEFALHSIEQPLAVKQWEAMAQLCKSTPVPIALDEELIGVFDQDTRRLVLDEIQPQYIILKPSLVGGFRESEHWIQLAEERGIGWWVTSALESNVGLNAIAQWTHTLDTNLHQGLGTGSLYTNNVSSPLQIQQGKIKYNPKSEWEFNFNSCL; encoded by the coding sequence ATGCAAGCCACCTATCACCAACATATACTAGAATTTAAACGACCCAGTGGGACTTCCCGCGGGGTGATGAATACCAAAGAAACCTGGTTTCTTGTAATGGAGGAGAACGGCCGGCGAGGTATCGGGGAATGTGGAATTCTTCGTGGTTTGAGCGTAGACGATACTCCAGATTATGAAGAGCAGTTGAAGTGGGTGTGCGATCAATTGGAAGCCGGGAATCGCGATTTGCACGAGAAGCTGCAAGCCTACCCCAGTATTCAGATGGGGGTAGAAATGGGGCTGCGATCGCTTCAGAGAGATCATCCTTTTATCCTATATCCATCAGACTTTACTGAGGGCAAGACGGGCATTCCGATCAACGGTCTGATCTGGATGGGAGACCCCGATTTTATGCAGGAGCAGATCAGGCAGAAACTGTCTGCCGGATATCGCTGTATCAAAATGAAGATCGGCGCTATAGATTTTGAAAAAGAACTAAGCTTGCTTAAGGGGATACGCGATCGGTATACTGCAGAGGAATTGATCTTACGCGTGGATGCGAATGGCGCTTTTTCTCCGGAAGAAGCCCTGGATAAGCTGGAGCGTCTGGCGGAATTCGCACTGCACAGTATCGAACAACCTCTGGCGGTCAAGCAGTGGGAGGCCATGGCCCAATTGTGTAAAAGCACGCCGGTACCCATTGCACTGGATGAAGAATTAATTGGGGTGTTCGATCAGGATACGCGCCGATTGGTGCTCGATGAGATCCAACCGCAGTACATTATCCTTAAACCAAGTCTGGTTGGAGGCTTTCGCGAAAGCGAACATTGGATCCAATTAGCTGAGGAACGCGGAATAGGATGGTGGGTGACCTCTGCTCTGGAAAGCAACGTAGGACTCAATGCAATCGCACAATGGACCCATACCTTGGATACGAACCTGCATCAAGGCCTGGGCACCGGATCATTGTATACAAATAATGTATCTTCCCCATTGCAAATTCAACAAGGAAAAATCAAGTATAACCCCAAATCGGAATGGGAATTTAATTTCAACTCATGTTTATAA
- the menA gene encoding 1,4-dihydroxy-2-naphthoate octaprenyltransferase: MAKIKVWIAAARLRTLPLSISGILVGSAKAYETGQFQWDLFLLALLTTLGFQILSNFANDYGDGVKGTDNAERIGPARTLQSGLLSAAELKMGIIVTALLTLLSSLATIYVAFGEDQFILSLIFFLLGLSAILAAIKYTVGRSAYGYRGLGDFFVFIFFGLVGVVGSYFLYTQRLPLHIFLPATAIGCLSVAVLHLNNMRDAMSDVRAGKNTLAVMLGPYKAKWYHSGLLFMAFISLLLYISGLWARLVFILLYLPMVFHLMRVWNNEQPALLDPELKKVALHTFAIALFFVGYAYFNF; encoded by the coding sequence ATGGCCAAAATCAAAGTCTGGATAGCTGCTGCAAGGCTTCGCACATTACCCCTGTCGATCAGTGGAATTTTGGTAGGAAGTGCCAAAGCCTACGAAACAGGACAATTTCAATGGGACCTGTTTCTGCTGGCCTTATTGACCACCCTCGGATTTCAAATTCTATCCAATTTTGCCAATGATTACGGTGACGGGGTAAAAGGCACAGATAACGCCGAGCGTATCGGTCCGGCGCGAACCTTACAAAGTGGACTGCTATCCGCCGCTGAATTGAAAATGGGCATCATAGTCACTGCGCTGCTGACCCTCCTGAGTTCGCTGGCCACCATTTATGTCGCTTTTGGTGAGGACCAATTCATACTCTCACTGATCTTCTTTTTGCTGGGATTGAGTGCCATACTTGCGGCCATTAAATACACGGTGGGTCGATCAGCCTATGGATATCGAGGGCTGGGTGATTTCTTCGTGTTTATCTTTTTTGGTCTCGTTGGGGTGGTGGGGAGTTATTTTCTATACACCCAACGGCTCCCGCTTCACATTTTTCTCCCGGCAACGGCCATCGGTTGCCTGAGTGTGGCGGTACTCCATTTGAATAACATGCGCGATGCGATGTCCGATGTTCGCGCAGGCAAGAACACCCTTGCCGTCATGCTGGGTCCCTACAAAGCCAAGTGGTACCACAGCGGATTGCTCTTTATGGCTTTTATTAGTCTGCTGCTCTACATCTCCGGGCTATGGGCCCGATTGGTGTTTATTCTTTTATATTTGCCCATGGTATTTCATTTGATGCGGGTCTGGAATAATGAGCAACCTGCCTTGCTCGATCCGGAGCTTAAAAAGGTAGCCTTGCACACCTTTGCCATTGCCCTATTTTTTGTAGGCTATGCATACTTTAATTTTTAG
- a CDS encoding alpha-amylase family glycosyl hydrolase codes for MNTMKIILGFLLLALLSLLIYSCQPEQRKLSLKEAPFVWEGANTYFLLTDRFLDGNDSTEVYFDRTQPTAKLRGFEGGNIRGVIQKIEEGYFDELGVNAIWMTPLFEQIHGGVDEGTGFTYPYHGYWPKDWTALDPNFGSYADLQELVQVAHKHGIRLLMDVVLNHTGPVTEKDPQYPDNWVRTGPRCTYENQATAVTCTLVDNLPDIKTEADYEVELPPQLVEKWRAEGRLEEEQQELNQFFQETGLARTPANYIIKWLTDYVRELGIDGYRVDTVKHVEEEIWKELAQQAQRAFKEWKSAHPDAVLDQADFYMLGEIYGYSIGNGRIYDFGDTQVDFFDHGFDNLINFQFKYDAEGDYEAMFSTYDSLLQGPLKGKSVMNYGTSHDDGQPFDAKRERTYELGTKLLLTPGVSQIYYGDESGRSLIIPGTSGDATLRSPMNWDAFAKAETQELLAHWQKLGQFRRDHPAVGAGKHRLLSKAPYLFSRIYTKEDFEDRVLIGLDLDEGLKTIPVAGVFEDGTVLRDRYSDSRATVSGGELIMDTPHGILLLEVLE; via the coding sequence ATGAATACGATGAAAATAATTTTGGGCTTCTTACTGCTCGCCCTGCTGTCTTTACTTATTTATTCCTGCCAACCCGAGCAGCGCAAACTCAGTCTAAAAGAAGCTCCCTTTGTTTGGGAAGGAGCCAACACCTACTTCCTGCTTACTGATCGCTTTCTGGACGGTAACGACAGTACGGAAGTTTATTTTGACCGCACTCAACCCACCGCTAAGCTCAGAGGATTTGAAGGAGGGAATATCCGAGGCGTTATTCAAAAAATAGAAGAGGGTTATTTTGACGAACTGGGCGTAAATGCCATTTGGATGACCCCACTTTTTGAACAAATTCACGGAGGTGTAGACGAAGGAACCGGATTCACCTATCCCTATCATGGGTACTGGCCCAAAGACTGGACGGCGCTGGACCCCAATTTTGGTAGCTATGCTGATCTGCAGGAATTGGTCCAAGTAGCCCATAAACACGGTATCCGTCTGCTTATGGATGTGGTGTTGAACCATACCGGCCCGGTGACTGAAAAGGATCCTCAATATCCGGACAACTGGGTACGTACCGGTCCGCGATGTACCTATGAAAACCAGGCGACTGCCGTAACCTGCACCCTGGTCGATAACTTACCCGACATCAAAACAGAAGCCGACTACGAGGTGGAACTTCCTCCTCAGCTGGTTGAAAAATGGAGAGCGGAAGGCCGATTGGAGGAAGAGCAACAAGAATTGAATCAGTTTTTTCAGGAAACCGGTCTTGCACGAACCCCCGCTAACTATATCATCAAATGGCTCACCGATTATGTTAGAGAATTGGGTATTGATGGGTATCGCGTGGATACCGTGAAACATGTGGAAGAAGAAATATGGAAGGAGCTGGCCCAACAGGCTCAACGCGCTTTTAAGGAATGGAAATCAGCCCATCCCGATGCCGTTCTAGACCAAGCCGATTTTTATATGTTGGGAGAAATCTATGGCTATAGCATAGGCAATGGACGTATCTACGATTTTGGGGATACTCAGGTGGATTTCTTTGATCATGGTTTTGACAATTTGATCAACTTTCAATTCAAATACGACGCAGAAGGTGACTATGAGGCCATGTTTTCGACCTATGATTCCCTGCTCCAGGGCCCGTTAAAGGGTAAAAGCGTTATGAATTACGGCACCTCCCATGACGACGGCCAGCCCTTTGACGCCAAACGGGAGCGCACCTATGAATTGGGCACCAAACTCCTATTGACTCCCGGGGTTTCCCAAATTTATTACGGAGATGAGTCCGGCCGCTCTCTGATCATTCCGGGCACTTCGGGAGATGCCACACTGCGCTCTCCCATGAATTGGGATGCTTTCGCGAAAGCAGAAACTCAAGAATTATTGGCCCACTGGCAAAAACTCGGACAGTTTAGACGTGACCACCCTGCGGTGGGTGCCGGTAAACATCGATTGCTCTCTAAGGCTCCTTATCTTTTTTCTAGAATCTATACCAAAGAAGATTTTGAGGATCGGGTACTTATAGGGCTCGACTTGGACGAAGGATTAAAAACAATTCCTGTAGCGGGGGTATTTGAAGACGGCACCGTGCTAAGAGATCGCTACAGCGATAGCCGGGCTACGGTGAGTGGTGGTGAGCTCATTATGGATACTCCCCACGGGATCCTGTTGCTGGAAGTCCTGGAGTAA
- a CDS encoding alpha-ketoglutarate-dependent dioxygenase AlkB yields the protein MAPSLFDSPWIHFPLAEAEVSYLPGFLSAEEADRYFKSLRRTVDWQQDDITVFGKTYAQPRLTALYAQNSLPYRYSNLTLYPKPFTADLIRLKARIELETPHTFTTCLCNLYRNGQDSNGWHSDDEKELGMQPVIASVSLGAERRFHLKHKTRKEERLSLVLEHGSLLIMAGNTQHFWKHQLPKTKKPVGERINLTFRKIA from the coding sequence ATGGCCCCTTCCCTGTTTGATTCTCCATGGATCCATTTTCCTCTGGCTGAGGCTGAAGTCAGCTACCTTCCGGGATTCTTAAGTGCTGAGGAGGCGGACCGCTATTTTAAATCCCTAAGAAGGACAGTCGATTGGCAGCAAGACGATATTACCGTCTTCGGGAAAACCTACGCGCAACCTCGACTGACGGCCCTGTATGCGCAAAATAGTCTTCCCTACCGTTATTCCAACCTGACCCTCTACCCAAAACCGTTTACCGCTGATTTGATACGACTAAAAGCACGTATAGAATTGGAGACCCCACACACCTTTACCACCTGTCTTTGCAATCTTTATCGGAATGGTCAGGACAGCAATGGCTGGCACAGTGATGATGAAAAAGAGCTGGGAATGCAACCGGTGATCGCTTCTGTGAGTCTTGGGGCTGAACGTCGATTCCATTTAAAACACAAGACCAGAAAAGAAGAGCGACTATCGCTTGTTCTGGAGCATGGTAGCCTGCTGATCATGGCCGGAAACACGCAGCATTTCTGGAAACACCAGCTTCCTAAAACAAAGAAACCCGTGGGAGAACGCATCAATCTCACCTTTCGCAAAATCGCATAA
- a CDS encoding AraC family transcriptional regulator encodes MLRFSLQETFLLHSWSAKRWEPDPTARNYFEIYFIEEGKGKHYINEFIIYYQTGDIFLIAPQDEHRFEIEEETQFCVFQFTELLFSGKMNLPDRSYWMRRIEHIINHPNLMPGDIIKNEDDRELIWDIHDVIAKEYQEKKEYYHHNISNMVSTILSIIARNISDSYTRGALPKKDSHTVVDDILGYIRQYVHDPAKMKISALAKQFNMTSSKISSVFKKQMGEPLHHYILMYKMDLVKFRLKNTDFTVSEIAFQLGFTDESHLTRIFKKYENSTPKQYKEAKSIASP; translated from the coding sequence ATGTTACGATTTAGTTTACAAGAGACCTTTTTATTGCACTCCTGGAGTGCAAAGCGCTGGGAGCCCGATCCTACAGCGCGCAATTACTTTGAAATCTACTTCATTGAAGAAGGCAAAGGCAAACACTACATCAACGAATTCATCATCTACTACCAGACCGGCGATATTTTCTTAATCGCTCCCCAAGACGAGCATCGTTTTGAGATTGAAGAAGAAACTCAATTTTGTGTATTTCAGTTTACCGAATTACTGTTTTCCGGGAAGATGAACTTACCGGATCGCTCTTATTGGATGCGTCGTATTGAGCACATCATCAACCATCCCAACTTAATGCCCGGTGACATCATTAAGAATGAAGATGATCGGGAGTTGATCTGGGATATTCACGATGTAATTGCGAAAGAGTATCAGGAAAAAAAAGAGTACTACCATCATAACATTTCCAATATGGTGAGCACCATATTGAGCATCATTGCCCGAAATATCAGCGATAGTTACACACGTGGTGCCCTACCTAAAAAAGACAGTCATACCGTGGTGGATGACATTTTGGGTTATATCCGGCAGTATGTTCACGATCCGGCTAAAATGAAGATCAGCGCACTGGCCAAACAATTTAACATGACCAGCAGTAAGATCAGCAGTGTTTTTAAAAAACAGATGGGAGAACCTTTACATCATTATATCCTCATGTATAAGATGGACCTGGTCAAATTCCGTTTAAAAAATACAGACTTCACGGTATCAGAAATTGCATTTCAATTAGGATTTACGGACGAGAGTCACCTAACTCGCATCTTTAAAAAATACGAAAACAGTACCCCTAAGCAATACAAAGAGGCAAAGAGCATAGCTTCTCCCTAA
- a CDS encoding S1/P1 nuclease has protein sequence MTRLLALFLLITSFSFATPYDWGKTGHRATGEIADKYLTKKARRAIQELLDGQSLAVVSTYADEIKSDTLYRKYGPWHYVNFPFDSKYEDHPVPEQGDIIQGIRKALTVIQDESAPKKDRVFYLKLLVHFIGDLHQPLHVGRAADKGGNDIQVRWFDNGTNLHAVWDSRMIDHYGMSYTELAETSRALTKKEEETMMQGTPLSWMYESQQLVKKVYGSAQPGAKLGYRYMYDHFATVKEQLLKGGVRLAALLNQAFG, from the coding sequence ATGACACGTTTACTAGCACTCTTTTTACTGATCACGAGCTTCAGCTTTGCCACACCCTATGATTGGGGCAAAACCGGTCATCGGGCTACCGGCGAAATTGCCGATAAGTATTTGACCAAGAAAGCACGGCGAGCCATCCAGGAGTTGTTAGACGGTCAATCGCTTGCCGTGGTCAGCACTTATGCGGATGAGATCAAAAGCGATACGCTATATCGTAAATACGGACCCTGGCACTATGTCAATTTTCCCTTTGACTCCAAATACGAAGATCATCCGGTGCCGGAGCAGGGAGACATCATCCAGGGAATTCGAAAGGCATTGACGGTGATCCAGGACGAATCCGCTCCCAAAAAGGACCGTGTATTTTATTTGAAGCTCCTGGTACATTTCATCGGAGATCTCCATCAGCCCTTGCATGTGGGTCGTGCTGCGGATAAAGGCGGTAACGATATTCAAGTACGTTGGTTCGATAACGGAACCAATTTACATGCGGTTTGGGACAGTCGAATGATCGATCATTACGGAATGTCGTATACCGAATTGGCGGAAACATCGCGCGCTCTTACTAAAAAAGAAGAGGAAACCATGATGCAGGGTACTCCACTGAGCTGGATGTATGAAAGTCAACAACTGGTCAAAAAGGTCTATGGCTCAGCCCAGCCCGGTGCAAAATTAGGTTACCGCTATATGTACGATCATTTTGCCACGGTCAAAGAGCAATTGCTGAAAGGAGGCGTTCGATTGGCCGCTCTGTTGAATCAGGCGTTTGGTTAG
- a CDS encoding SPFH domain-containing protein — translation MTQEKTITPASGYLMLFLLFIVFVGSIVAAILLQSPLFAIVTVLALFLMFGLVMVNPNSSRVLVLFGKYKGTIKKNGLFWVNPLYAKKKISLRASNFDSERLKVNDKLGNPVMISTILVWRVQNTFKAAFDVDNYENFVRVQTDAAVRKLASMYPYDNFADEGLEEDITLRSSVNEVSEALEKELEERLAIAGIEVLEARIGYLAYAQEIANAMLKRQQATAIVAARHKIVEGAVSMVEMAINDLSKRKIVDLDDERKVAMVSNLMVILCGDRDATPVVNAGTLNH, via the coding sequence ATGACACAAGAAAAAACAATTACTCCAGCCAGCGGTTATCTGATGCTGTTCTTATTATTTATCGTGTTTGTAGGCAGCATAGTTGCCGCCATTCTGCTTCAAAGTCCATTGTTTGCGATCGTTACCGTACTCGCCCTTTTTCTCATGTTTGGGCTGGTCATGGTCAATCCAAACTCCTCACGAGTTTTAGTTCTTTTTGGGAAGTACAAGGGGACCATCAAGAAGAACGGACTGTTTTGGGTCAATCCGTTATACGCTAAAAAGAAGATTTCCTTACGTGCCAGCAACTTTGATAGCGAACGGTTGAAGGTGAATGACAAACTGGGCAATCCGGTCATGATCAGTACCATTTTGGTCTGGCGGGTGCAGAATACCTTTAAGGCCGCCTTCGATGTAGACAATTATGAAAACTTCGTGCGGGTTCAAACCGACGCTGCTGTACGTAAATTAGCGAGCATGTATCCCTACGATAACTTTGCTGATGAAGGCCTGGAAGAGGATATCACCTTACGTTCGAGCGTGAATGAAGTCAGTGAAGCCCTGGAGAAAGAATTAGAAGAGCGATTGGCTATTGCCGGTATTGAAGTACTGGAAGCACGCATTGGTTATTTGGCGTACGCCCAGGAGATCGCCAACGCCATGCTTAAACGGCAGCAAGCCACGGCCATCGTAGCTGCCCGTCATAAGATCGTAGAAGGTGCAGTGAGCATGGTCGAAATGGCCATCAATGATCTGAGCAAACGCAAGATCGTAGACCTGGATGATGAACGCAAAGTGGCCATGGTGAGCAACCTTATGGTTATCCTTTGTGGGGATCGCGATGCCACCCCGGTGGTGAACGCAGGAACCTTAAATCATTAA
- a CDS encoding DUF4177 domain-containing protein, with amino-acid sequence MKEYKVVSYKMRLSKNNQHLEDFLNSHAISGWSLKAIDDSWTRIILERNKNR; translated from the coding sequence ATGAAAGAATATAAGGTCGTTAGCTATAAAATGCGTTTGAGCAAGAATAATCAACACCTGGAAGACTTTTTAAACAGTCATGCCATTTCCGGATGGTCGCTAAAGGCCATTGATGATTCCTGGACGCGAATAATTTTAGAACGCAACAAAAACAGATAA
- a CDS encoding alpha/beta fold hydrolase yields MIPTLTTLSWKNTRNTFLLLLSMWCAVTFAQESTSVATELQINPLIRGTLLSPKQGSNQLAILIAGSGPTDRNGNQRMAQNNALKLLAEALAQQGIASFRYDKRIFTLLQQGNLKEEDLRFEDFVEDAVAVVEHFNRDENYTDLILIGHSQGSLVALLAAQKAEVDKLVSLAGAGKSIDKVIVDQIGSQMPELRPQAEVAMNTLAEQGKVADYSPALQSILRPAVQPFIYSWLQYDPAQIIAELDLPLLIINGTKDLQVAVEEAERLKEAAPMAQLKVLENMNHVLKDIPGKSLENAKSYNEPHRPLAPELVQTIVDFIKA; encoded by the coding sequence ATGATTCCTACCCTCACCACACTTTCGTGGAAGAATACCCGCAACACTTTTCTTTTGCTATTAAGCATGTGGTGCGCTGTCACCTTTGCTCAGGAAAGCACTTCGGTAGCTACCGAATTACAAATCAATCCGTTAATTCGTGGGACTTTATTAAGTCCGAAACAGGGATCCAACCAATTGGCCATTCTCATCGCAGGTTCTGGCCCTACCGATCGCAACGGAAATCAGCGTATGGCGCAAAACAACGCCTTAAAATTGCTGGCCGAAGCCCTGGCTCAGCAAGGAATTGCCTCTTTTCGCTATGACAAACGCATATTTACTTTATTGCAACAGGGCAACTTGAAAGAAGAAGACCTGCGCTTTGAGGATTTCGTTGAAGATGCTGTTGCTGTAGTAGAACATTTTAACAGGGATGAGAATTATACCGACCTCATCCTGATAGGCCACAGCCAGGGCTCCTTAGTCGCCCTCCTGGCTGCTCAGAAAGCGGAGGTGGATAAACTGGTATCACTAGCCGGTGCCGGAAAATCAATCGATAAAGTCATCGTAGATCAAATTGGATCTCAAATGCCCGAACTTCGACCTCAAGCTGAAGTAGCCATGAATACTCTGGCAGAACAAGGAAAAGTAGCAGATTACAGTCCGGCACTCCAGTCCATTTTACGTCCGGCGGTACAACCGTTCATCTATAGTTGGCTGCAATACGATCCGGCACAAATCATTGCTGAGTTGGACCTGCCCCTACTGATCATCAATGGGACCAAAGACTTACAAGTTGCCGTGGAAGAAGCAGAGCGTCTCAAGGAAGCAGCTCCAATGGCTCAATTAAAGGTGTTGGAAAACATGAACCATGTGCTTAAAGATATTCCGGGTAAATCACTGGAAAATGCCAAATCGTACAACGAGCCCCACCGGCCTTTGGCACCAGAGTTAGTCCAGACCATCGTTGATTTTATTAAAGCTTAG
- a CDS encoding Arc family DNA binding domain-containing protein, whose protein sequence is MSKKKAFALRINEDIMKAIEKWASDEFRSTNGQIEYLLNEALKKANRKKRA, encoded by the coding sequence ATGTCTAAAAAGAAAGCCTTTGCATTGCGGATTAATGAAGACATCATGAAAGCCATAGAGAAATGGGCCAGTGATGAATTTCGCAGCACCAATGGCCAAATTGAATATTTACTTAACGAAGCCTTAAAAAAAGCCAATCGTAAAAAAAGAGCATAG